In Chitinophaga nivalis, a single genomic region encodes these proteins:
- a CDS encoding TonB-dependent receptor, protein MHFIREFFSLKQLLQLQRGTSKWFPGSITVCVATVTFCCWLLTSIPCLAQNTKALISLSARNKMLREVFREIEQKTGYSINYQDNVLNAEKRVTIDVSQKPWTVVLEQLLNGTNATFKQQGNMILLLKKADTPPAKPATGRITGKIMDDETGEPLPLVTIRIGSTGATSNFDGSFNITLPNGKYSAEISSIGYGTKVITDIDVNGDLAFVLNATLKRSKRTLNSVVVTSSARKETANALYARQKNEAGIINGISREQISALPDKNIGETLKRISGVSTNDNRRVVVRGIAERYNLAMMDGAVLPSTDVQVRDFEFDIIPSNLIDNVIVSKTATPDMSFGFGGGLIQINTFAIPNQNFTTIGIGSKYTNGSTGKDFLGYGRGKTDFLGLDDGSRDHFPKDLLIFTQQNYNPTKPYDVPSTGVTPIRPDMIAAQNKKIGGLERIGTRIYKAQPGQNYQVSLGRVLRLKNSQLGFVSSLSFRNEQSIDDISHTERGDWEKAGNRRYNVETGEELQPTYANQYNYNTTWAALLNLGWSSKHHKITSRNFYSRVFNNQFTRTVGYGEALGYEEGPAISEFDRPKFLQLLQNRINGEHTFGAFRFDWNISRNKLTNHEKDAVEAWLKPTSTLNGISYNIMPSAITNPGGGTFNRAQYSYEETNKVAEAALSYRFKLLGQQQTAKAGYQYMERHGIYDWTLLPIGAVQTTNTVYPYIPVQEWGKYLEFKNPLTDLLYYPASFSQSGYEGKNTNQAFYGMMDNRFANWLRFVWGIRAESYQYERLKSGANDLAISTQIEQGEKNRFVDPETGKIVTPFADPATEEKKWRYLPSANLTVTPFSNFNIRAAYAQSVVRPALIENSRMVRFDPAIGAIRRNEGVLSTLITHYDFRLEWYPNPGEVISVGYFHKYFDKPVELYRTQLDASMRVYVVTQNSDWAKVNGLEFDLRKSLGFINPGWKFLDNIFLNGNLTLQTSDVQASQYIGASMGTDKYGKNYEYRTKVLLQEKRPLFGQIPVLYNIGLQYAGNRFGTNVAFNHMGYKTFITGLTPDIVEYERARNQLDAQLSYDFLKDKKLKVKLNFSNLLNSPYRFYINSSDTYQLLDKWKGMTMADIYATGATEWKDIFEWKPGFSQKYDEGEYETSPDGKSKTKVGDKETFIRKVGTSFSLSLSYTF, encoded by the coding sequence ATGCATTTTATCAGAGAATTTTTCTCACTAAAACAGTTACTGCAACTACAGCGGGGCACTTCAAAGTGGTTTCCGGGAAGTATAACCGTTTGCGTGGCAACTGTCACCTTTTGTTGCTGGCTGCTTACCAGTATTCCCTGCCTGGCGCAAAATACAAAAGCACTGATCAGCCTCTCTGCCAGGAATAAAATGTTGCGGGAAGTATTCAGGGAAATAGAACAAAAAACCGGATACTCCATTAACTACCAGGATAATGTACTGAATGCCGAAAAAAGAGTTACGATCGACGTATCCCAAAAACCATGGACCGTTGTGCTGGAGCAATTGCTGAATGGCACCAATGCCACCTTTAAGCAACAAGGCAACATGATCCTGCTGCTTAAAAAGGCAGATACACCTCCGGCGAAGCCAGCAACGGGACGTATCACCGGTAAAATCATGGACGATGAAACCGGTGAACCTTTACCACTGGTAACCATACGTATCGGCAGCACCGGCGCTACCAGTAACTTTGATGGCTCTTTCAATATTACCTTACCCAATGGTAAATACAGTGCTGAAATTTCCTCTATTGGATATGGTACCAAGGTGATAACGGATATCGACGTGAATGGCGACCTGGCTTTTGTATTAAATGCCACCCTTAAAAGATCGAAAAGAACCTTGAATAGCGTAGTGGTTACTTCCTCCGCCAGGAAAGAAACCGCTAACGCACTCTATGCACGGCAGAAAAACGAAGCCGGCATCATCAATGGTATCAGCCGTGAGCAGATATCCGCCTTACCTGATAAAAATATAGGAGAAACGTTGAAACGCATATCCGGGGTGAGTACCAACGATAACCGCCGGGTAGTTGTAAGAGGCATTGCGGAACGCTACAACCTGGCTATGATGGACGGCGCCGTTCTCCCCAGTACGGATGTACAGGTGCGTGATTTCGAGTTCGACATCATCCCCAGCAACCTGATAGATAATGTTATTGTATCTAAGACAGCTACCCCGGATATGAGTTTTGGTTTCGGTGGCGGATTGATACAAATCAATACCTTCGCCATCCCCAACCAGAACTTTACCACCATCGGCATTGGCAGTAAATATACAAATGGCAGTACCGGAAAGGACTTCCTGGGATATGGCCGCGGTAAAACAGATTTCCTTGGGCTGGATGACGGCAGCAGAGATCATTTCCCTAAAGATCTTTTAATCTTTACCCAGCAAAACTATAATCCCACCAAGCCTTATGACGTTCCTTCTACGGGTGTTACTCCAATAAGACCAGACATGATTGCCGCACAAAATAAAAAAATCGGCGGTTTGGAGCGGATAGGCACAAGGATTTATAAAGCACAACCCGGCCAAAACTACCAGGTTAGCTTAGGACGTGTCTTGCGCCTCAAAAACAGCCAGTTGGGTTTTGTAAGCTCCCTGAGCTTCCGTAACGAACAATCGATCGATGATATTTCCCACACGGAGCGTGGTGACTGGGAAAAGGCAGGCAATCGTCGCTATAATGTGGAAACCGGGGAGGAATTGCAACCAACTTACGCCAATCAATACAATTACAACACCACCTGGGCAGCATTACTCAACCTGGGCTGGAGTTCAAAGCACCATAAAATTACCTCCCGCAATTTTTATTCCCGGGTGTTCAATAACCAGTTTACTCGTACCGTTGGCTATGGCGAAGCACTTGGTTATGAGGAAGGCCCGGCCATCAGTGAATTTGATCGCCCTAAATTTCTCCAGCTCCTGCAAAACCGCATCAATGGAGAACATACTTTTGGCGCATTCCGTTTCGACTGGAATATTTCGCGCAATAAACTCACCAACCACGAGAAAGATGCTGTGGAAGCCTGGCTGAAACCTACCAGCACGCTCAACGGCATTTCTTATAATATCATGCCCAGCGCCATTACCAACCCGGGAGGAGGCACCTTTAACCGTGCGCAATACAGCTATGAAGAAACCAATAAAGTAGCCGAAGCAGCATTGAGCTATCGTTTCAAACTACTCGGTCAGCAACAAACCGCCAAAGCAGGCTATCAGTATATGGAACGTCATGGCATTTATGACTGGACACTTTTACCCATCGGAGCTGTGCAAACTACCAATACCGTATACCCCTACATTCCTGTGCAGGAATGGGGTAAATACCTGGAATTCAAAAATCCACTGACCGATCTGTTATACTATCCGGCCAGCTTTTCGCAAAGCGGATATGAAGGAAAAAATACCAACCAGGCATTTTACGGTATGATGGATAACCGCTTTGCCAATTGGTTACGTTTCGTCTGGGGCATACGGGCAGAGTCTTACCAATATGAAAGATTGAAAAGCGGCGCCAATGACCTGGCCATCAGTACCCAGATAGAACAAGGGGAAAAAAACAGGTTTGTTGATCCCGAAACCGGGAAAATAGTTACACCTTTTGCCGATCCGGCCACTGAAGAAAAGAAATGGCGCTATCTGCCCTCTGCCAATCTTACCGTGACTCCCTTTAGCAATTTCAATATCCGGGCTGCCTATGCACAATCAGTAGTAAGACCAGCCCTGATTGAAAATTCCCGCATGGTTCGCTTTGACCCTGCTATTGGGGCGATCCGCCGGAATGAAGGCGTACTCTCTACCCTGATTACCCACTACGACTTCCGCCTCGAGTGGTACCCTAACCCCGGTGAGGTTATCTCTGTAGGTTACTTCCATAAGTATTTCGATAAACCGGTGGAGTTATACCGCACACAGCTGGATGCCAGCATGAGAGTATATGTAGTCACCCAAAACTCAGACTGGGCCAAGGTCAATGGCTTGGAATTCGACCTGCGCAAAAGCCTGGGCTTTATCAATCCCGGATGGAAATTCCTGGATAACATCTTCCTGAATGGAAACCTGACCCTGCAGACCTCTGATGTACAGGCCAGTCAATATATTGGCGCCAGCATGGGCACCGATAAATATGGGAAAAACTATGAGTACCGCACCAAGGTATTGCTGCAGGAAAAAAGACCCTTATTCGGACAGATACCTGTATTATACAACATAGGATTGCAATATGCTGGCAACCGTTTCGGCACCAATGTGGCGTTTAACCATATGGGTTACAAAACCTTTATCACCGGCTTAACACCGGATATCGTAGAATATGAGCGGGCCCGTAACCAATTGGATGCGCAGCTGAGTTATGATTTTCTAAAAGATAAAAAGTTAAAGGTAAAGCTCAACTTCAGTAACCTGTTAAACAGTCCTTACCGGTTCTATATCAACAGCAGCGATACCTATCAGCTACTCGACAAATGGAAAGGCATGACGATGGCGGATATATATGCTACCGGCGCCACCGAATGGAAAGACATCTTTGAATGGAAACCAGGTTTTTCGCAGAAATATGATGAAGGTGAGTACGAGACTTCCCCGGATGGGAAAAGCAAAACAAAAGTTGGAGACAAGGAAACCTTTATTCGCAAAGTCGGTACCTCTTTTAGTCTCTCCCTTTCCTATACCTTCTAA